The Streptomyces sp. NBC_00162 sequence CCGGCGGATGCCCCGAAGCCCGTGCAAACGGCCATCCGTTGGGGCCTGGTGCAGCTCGGTACCCCGTACCAGTGGGGCGGCGCCTGCACCGAGCCGCGGGGCCCGGACCCGATGGGGCGGTGCGACTGCTCCTCGCTGATGCAGATGTCCTTCAAGGCCGGCGGAGTCTCGCTGACCCGGACCACGTACACGCAGGTCAACGAAGGCCGTGTGGTGAGCGTCGACACCCTCCAACCCGGCGATCTGCTGTTCACGCGCGGCACGGCCGCCGTACCCGAACACGTTGGGATGTTCATCGGCTCGGGGCTGATTCTGCACGCACCCCGGACCGGTGACGTGGTCAAGATCTCGACCCTCGCGGACTGGAAGCCGGACGTGCTCGCAGCCCGTCGCGTCGTCTGACCGGTCTCCCGCCTTCCCCCTCCCTCCCCATCGCACTCTCGGGCCTCCCCATGCCCATTTTCGAACTGGAGTTCCCCATGAAGTTCGTTGAGAAGGCCCAGTTCCTTGCGTACGACCCTGGCGTCACGCCGCGCGAAGGCGGCCTTCCAGGACTCGACGTCCTCAAGAACGTGATCAGCTCCATCAACCTGTTCGGCATCATCGCCGTCGTCGGAGCCCTGGCCATCTCCGCGCTCGTCTGGGCCTGGGGCCACCACAGCGGCGGCCACCAGGCGGAGGCGAACGGCAAGAAGGGCACGGTCGTCGCGGCGGGTTGTGCCCTGCTGCTCGGCGCCGCCAACGGCATCGTCGCCTTCTTCTCGGCGATGGGCACGCAGGTCCACTGATGACGAGGACGCGTCTCTCCGAGGGCAGGCACAGCGCTCCTGCCGCCTCGTCAGTCTGGCGACGGATCCTGATCGGTGCTGTCGTGCTGGCCGTTCTGACCGGGGTGGCCGGACTGCTCGCCTACTTCACCCGCACCGATGCCGGCGGTAGCGCGAAGGAACCGGAGGCCAGGGCGTCGGCCGCTCCGTCCGTCCCGGCCAAGCCCTCCGCGGGATCGGGGGCAGCGCCCCGACGCCACCCACGACCAGTGACCCGATCGCCTTCGGGAAAGCGGCAGCTCAGGCCCTGTGGAGTTATGACACCCGCGTCCTCTCCCAGCCGGAGCACTTGGCCAGCCTCCAGCGGTGGATGACCAGCGAGGCGAAGTACGCGGACTGGGCCTCGGTCACCAAGCAGGTCCCTGACCCGGTGCTTTGGTCCCGGCTGCGGGACAACCAGCATCACATCACCGGCACCGTCGGCGAGGGGCACTTCCCGGAGGTGTTCAAGGCAGCCCTGGCCGCCGATCCCGGTGCCATCACCTCCGCCTACGTCTACGCCGTCACCGTCTCGGGGCGTCAGTCCATCGCCTGGGCCGGTGCCGGCGGTGGAGCGGAGGCCCGCTCCCTCACGCTCGCGGTTCAGTGCCGGCCGCAGCAGAGTTGTGCGCTGGCCGGCGTCTTGCCGACCGTCTCGCCGTGACTCCCCTCATCCCTGAAAGGAGGTACCCCCTGTGGGAGCCTGCGACATCCCCATGATGGACAAGGTCTGCGGGATCGTCGGTGGCGTGGTCGGTTCTACCGGCGAGGCCGTCACCGACGGAATCGGCGCCTGGATCGCGAAGTCCATGGGCGAGATGGCCCAGGGCGGCGCCGATCTCGCCGCCCAGGCCGTCGACCAGACCACCGGCATCGATCTCAACGCCGAGTGGTTCCGCTCGAACTACGAGTTGCTGCTGCCGATCGGACTCATCCTGACCGTCGGCACCTTCTGCCTGCAGCTGATGCGCGCTGCGTGGCGCCGCGACGAGCGGGCCCTCGCCCAGGCCGTCAGCGGCACGGTCGGGGGCGTGATCTTCGCGTTCGCCGCCATCGCCTTCACCACCGTCGCCCTCACCGTGGTCGACGCGTTGAGCGCCGGCTTGTTCCAAGCGGCGAACAGCTCGATCGATGACGCCGTACGCCGCATGATCAAGGTCAACCTGTACGGCGCGATGTACGGCTTGGGCTGGGGTATCCCCTCCATCGTCGCTCTCGGGGCCGCGGTCGGGGCGTTCCTGTACTGGGCCGTGATGGTCGCCCGCAAGATCGGGAACCTGGTCCTGGTCACCTTGGCGGTCTTCGCGGGTGCCGGCGGCGGCTGGGAGGTCGCCCGGCGCTGGCGGCGCGGCTGGATCGAGGCCACCGGCACGCTGATCGTCAGCAAGATGCTGATGACGATCGTGTTCCTCCTCGGCATCTCCGCCATGGGCAAGACCGATCCGGCGGACGGCCTCGGTGCCCTGTCGGACGCCATGGCAGGGATCGTGATCATGGTGCTGGTTCTGCTGTGTCCGTACGCGACCTACAAGTTCGTCCACTGGGCTGCGGACGGCGGCGGCCAGGAGGATCTGCACCGCACCGGTGTGGCGGGCGCGGCGGTAGCCGCTCGAGCCGCGAAGACGGCGGGGCAGCTCGCTGTCCAGGCCGGTACCGGTATGCCTGCTCCGCAGGGACCGGCAAAGGTGGCGGGCCAGGGCTCCGACGGTGTCGTCTCCGGGATCGATCCGAGCGGAGGCTCGGGGAAATCTCCGGCGGTGCGGAGAAGCAGACCAACTTCCGATTCGGCGAGGACGCGGGTGCCACGGGCGACAAGGGCCGCGCACTCATCCGTCGGCCTCCCGGTGACGGTGACCGCGGGCAGCCGCTGATCCAGCGCCCCGGCCAGGACGTCGGCGGCGCGTTGGCCGAGGCTGCCTCGGTCTCATCCGGGCCGACGCCGCAGGGCTCCGGGGGATCGGCCACGCAGCCGATCCAGGTGTACCGGGCCGCGGCCCGTACCGGCTCGGCGGGTCCCGTCGGCGGGCCGACACCGCAAGGCGACGCCACATCTCAGTGGTGGGTCTACCCCAGTCAGCAGAACGGTCCGGCCTCCTAGTCCTGCCCAACCAGGGGGCGGGCCGTGGCCTGTGCGGCCTCAGCCCGCCCCCGTTCCCTCACCTCGCGCTTTCTCTCGACGTTCCAAGGACGGCCTCGCCATGCCCTTCGACTCTCCACAGCCCGACGGCCCTGCCACGGTGAAGTTCCCCCACCGCTCGCGCCGGGGCCTCCTGCTCGGACTGTCCGCGCCACAGCTCGTCGCCGCCACCATCACCGGCCTGCTCCCGCTCGCGGTGCTGATGGGCTCGGGTGTGGCCGGTGCGCTCAAGCTGATACCCCTGTGGGCGCTCATCCTCTCGGCCGTCTTCGTACGCCATCGCGGCCGGTCGCTCGCCGACTGGGCGCCGATCGCCCTGCGGTACACATGGCGGCGTAGCAAGCGCCAGCTGGTCTGGCTGACCCGGCCCTCCAGTCGACCGCGGCGCGACGGACTGCTCCACCTCCCCGGCACCGCCGCGTCCCTGCGCGTCGTCACCTCGCCGGACGGCCGTCTGAGCGCCGTACACGACCCCCACACCGGAACCCTCACCGCGGTGGTCAAGGTCTCCTCCCGGGCCTTCGCCTTGCTCGATCCCTCCATGCAGAACAACAACGTCGCCGGCTGGGGCCGCACTCTCGCCGCGCTCGCCCGCACGGGCCACCTCGCCCGGGTGCAGGTGCTGGAGCGCACCGTGCCGGACAGCGGCGACTCCCTGAACCGGTACTGGGGCGCGTACGGCAATCCCCAGGCGCACCTTGCCGGGCCCGTCTACGCCGACCTGCTGACCGCGGCCGGCCCGGCCGCAGCCCCGCACGAGAGCTACGTGGCGCTCGCCCTGGACCTCAAGGCGGGCCGCCGTCTGATCAACCAGGCGGGCGGCGGGCTCACCGGCAGCTTCGCCGTCCTCACCCAGCTCACCTCCACCTTCGACCAGGCCGCCCGCACCTCCGGCCTCACCCCGGGCGGATGGCTCCTCGCCACCGAGATCGCCGCGGTGATCCGCACCGCCTACGACCCCAAGGCGCTGGCAGCCCTCGACCAGTGGTCGGCCACCGGACGACCGCAGGCCGACCCGGCTGCCGCCGGCCCCGTCGTCCTGGTCGAGAAGGCGGACCGGATCGAGACCGACTCGGCCCACCACGCCACCTTCTGGATCGAGAACTGGCCCCGGATCGAAACCTCTCCCGGCTTCCTGCACCAGCTTCTCTTCACCTCTGGGGTACGGCGCACCCTGTCCCTGACCTACGAGCCCAAGGGGCTGGACGCCGCGCTCAAGGACGTGCAGCGCAGGAAGGCCACCGTGATCGCGGACGCCGCCGAGCGCCAGCGCAAGGGCCAGGTCGACTCCGAAGAGGACTCGGTGGAGTACGCGGACATCAAGGACCGCGAACGCCAGCTCATCGCCGGCCACGCCGACGTCGCCCCCCGACTACCCCTGGCTCCGCCAACACCCCGGCTCGGGCGACGTACTGCTCCGTCCTACGTCGCGCCGAGGTGAGTGGGGTGAGTGACTCGATCGCGCAGAGCATCCCGTTCGCATCGTGGAGCAGCCGAGCCAGAATCTGCCGTTGGGGTGCTTCACTGAACCGATACGCCGCCGCTCGCATCCCGAGGCTGACGGCGCCCGAACCGAGGCGGTATTTTCCGGCCTCATCCCTCACGAACACGTCGTAGGCCAGCCCCGAATTGAGTATTCGGTGCACCGTGCTCTTGTTGAGACCCGCTTCTCTGGCAATGGCGCGCGGCCCATGGGACGGGCCATCCATGGACGCCAGGGTTCGCTGCACGTGGAATACGCGGTCACACGCCGTGCCTGCCATATCCCCCTCCTATTCCGTCATCCACCGGGTGGGGCGCGTAGGTGCAGACCCGGCGGGTATCAATCGGGCGCTACGCCGTCTTTCCAAGCGTCCCAGCCGTCGAAAGGAACTCTGCTTCCGGAAGTGCGACTTCCGGGACTAAAGTCCCTACGGTTGCGGCGCCGAGGACCGCCCCGTCCGAAACCCCACAGGGCTTGTCCCCATTGGGCCGACGACCGAGAGGGTCACTTCACGCGAGGACGGCATCACCGGGAGCGAGGGAGGAATCATGCCTACGCCCACCCGAAGTCGGGACCAAAGTCCCGACCAGCGGCCTGCCCTGGATGAGCTGATCGGGCTTGCCGGACTGTTGCGAGCGTGGCGCGCAGCAGCCAGCGCCAAAATGCGGCGGAGCAAACCGCTGTCGCAAGCCGAGGTGGCAGCCCGGGCCGGGATGACCGAGCGTTGGTACGGGGAACTGGAGCGAGGAGCGTCTCCCCGCCTGAGACGCCCGAAGATCGACCAGTTGGCAGAGGCGCTGCTGCTGAACGAGGACCAGCGCGAGACCCTCTACCTCTACACGGACGGAGGCTCCCCGCCCCGCTCCCCCAAGCCTCCGGGGTACACCGACGGCCTTCACCCGCTACAACTGCTTCTCGACCATCAGATGCCACGGCCCGCGTACCTCAGCGATGCCGCCTGGAACATCGTCGGATTCAACCGGGCCATGGCCCAGTGGTTCCCCTGGGTCCTGGAGCCGGGCGCCAACCTGATGCGTTGGGCACTGCTGCATCCCGATGCCCGGGAGCAGTACGTCGGATGGGAGGAGCACGCACGGATCTACCTCGCCATGGTGAGGATGGCACTGGTCAAACACGACCGGATGCCCGAGCTGGTCTCGGTGCTGAACGAGGTCCTGGCCGACGAAGATTGTCGCCGCATCTGGGACAGCAAGCCGGAGTTGGTGGGCCACCGGGACGGCCACATGTTCAGGCTGAACATCTCCCGTTTCGACCACCAGGACATCGAGGTCGTTACTCAGGTGCTCTACCCCGCCGCCTTCCCGGACCTCCGCTTCGTTGCCATCACCTGGCTCGGCAGCCGAGAAGACCCTGGCGCCGAAGCCGCCCGCCGGAGTCCATCTGCGGTCGAGGGCAGCGGAGGCCGCGTCACACCTCCACGGCCGGCCCAGGGGACACCCCCGCGCCCATACTGGGCCCTCGACTCCTTCGAAGCGGCACGCTCGCTCGCCGGCTCCTCCCCCGTTGATCTACCGGCCCTCAGCGCGGTGGCCGGTCGAGGTACCCGGCTCACAGCGGACTTCTCGGGTCGCAACGTCATCTGGGCGACGAGCGAGGCAGGCGGCACGGTCGCCTTCGAGGACCTCAGCACGCAAGAAGCCCTCGCACGCATCCCGATTCCGACACTCAGTGCGGGAGCTCGACGGGAGTATCAGAACCTGCTCCGGTCCACTCTGGCCCCCGATGGCCCGACCGCTGCGAGGCAGATAGACGAGCTCCTCATCCCTCACCGCGCAGCCATCGATCTCTTGGTGGACCTTGGCAGCCAGCTCAGCCCCGCCGGCGCAGCCGCCCCATCTCCCGGCCTCAGCCGCAGCGAGTCCGGTACTGGGACGGAGAGAGCCCAAGCACTCGCTGGAAGGCTCGGCGCATGGCCTCGGTAGTGGCGTAACCGCTCAAGGCAGCGATGCGCACGACATCGTCGTCGGTGTCCTCGAGCAGCCGCCTCGCTGTCTCGAGCCGGGTGTTGGCCACATAGCGCCCGGGGGTGACGCCCGTCTCCTCGGCGAACGTCCGCGTGAACTGCCGAGCCGACAGATTGGCGCGCTGAGCCAAGGCGTCGACCGACAGGTCGGCGTCCGGGTGGTCGGCGATCCACTGCTGGAGCTCACGGAGTTCTTGGCGATGCGCGAGCTGCGCCTGCATCTGGGTGCTGAACTGGCCTTGGCCGCCGGACCTCCGCAGGAAGACGACCATGTAGCGCGCGATCGTCAGGGCCGCGTCCCTCCCGATGTCCTCCTCCACCAGGGCAAGAGCGAGGTCGATGCCGGCCGTGACGCCCGCCGAGGTGTACACCGAGCCGTCCCGGATGAAGATCGAGTCCGGTTCGACTGCGACGTCGGGATACCGCTGCGCCAGCTCCCCAGCTTTGTCCCAATGTGTTGTCACCCGCCGACCTGCGAGCAGATCGGCCTCGGCGAGCAGGAACGCACCCGTACACACGGAGACGACTCGCTCCGCCTTCGGGGCGTTCTCCTTCAGCCACGAAACGACGTCCGGATGACCGGCACCCGCGTCGGGAACGCCTCCGGCACCGCCCGGCACGAGCAGCGTGTGGGGAACCTCAGCGTCCGCCAGGTCCACATCAGGCATCAGGGTCACCCCGCTGAGCGATGCCACGGCTGACCCGCCCGGGGATGCCGTAGCGATGCGGTACCCGGTCTGCCCCGGAGCTGTGGCGGCGAGGTAAGCGTTGGCCCCGGCCAGTACGCCCACGGGGCCGGTGACGTCCAGCGCCTCAACGCCGTCATAGAGCGTGACCAGCACCGTGCGGGACCTCATACCTCAACCATGCCCACCCTCAAAGGTGCCCGCAATGCAAGACTCCGGCATGTACGGCAACGTGGATCCCGGACGGGCTCCAGCCGATCCCCTCGGCCCCGTGGCTCCGCGGCATCAGCTCTGGCCAGGCGGCGGTAGCCCGATCAGGGCTTCCAAGTACCTCTGCACCGGCTCGAAGATCCCGCCCGGGATATACCCGGGAAGCTCTGCAAGGGTCACCCAGGCCACCTCGGCGATCTCGGTCGGGGCGGCGGCACGTGCGGAACCCCTCACGGCATCGCAGGCGGCGTACGACATCAGCCTTCCGGTCATCGGATGAACCCGCTCGCCCAGCGCCCCGGCCGCGGATACGTCCAGACCGGTCTCCTCCTTCGTCTCCCGTACGGCCGCGTCCTCCCATGTTTCCCCGGGTTCGACCTTGCCCGCCGGGAACTGCCACGAGAGGTTCCCCTCCGCCATCCGACGTCGCACCAACAGGACCCGGCCCTCATGGACCACGACGGCGGCGGCAACCCTCAGTCGGTGATCGTCCGGCCCGCTGCGGGGCGAGGCGTCCTCAGGCACCATGGTTCCGCATGTGCGGTGCCAGCAGGTGGATCGCTTCCTCCCAGTGGAAGCGATCGGCGCCGCCGCCTGCCTTCGGACGGTGAGGCTCGTAGCTGCCGATCGATATCCCCATCTCACGAAGTTCAGAAATGCTTCGCCGGTAAGCGGGGTGCGCCGCCAGGGCGGAGTTCACGTACGGCAGGACTGCGGTGGGGATGTCCATGCCGTACGCCTCGCAGAGGATGGCCAGCGCGAGGTTGTCGGCGAAGCCCGCCGCCCACTTGTTGACCGTGTTGAAGGTCGCTGGAGCGACCGCGATGGCGTCTGCCGGCGGCAGGGGGCGATCGTCACCCGGCTGCCTCCAGGCGGAACGGATCTGGAAGCCTGTCTGCGTCTCGATGTCAGGGACGTCGAGGAAGGGCAGGGCATGCGGAGTGGCGACGACCCCGACGTCCCAGTTCCGCTCCTGTGCCGCCGTGATCAGCTTGCCGACGTCGTCCGCGATCCCGGCGGCACAGACGACGACGTACAGGAACGGCCTGCGCTGAGGCTCCGTCACGTGAGACCCCTTCAGCGCCAGTAGTCCGCGAGCATCTCCGCCGGCCAGCTCGGTTCCCGGACCTCGCCCCGCGGACCCATCTCCTGAAAGTAGGGCGCGACGTCATAGACCGGGGTGCCGTCTATCGCGTCGAGGTCGGCGACATGCAGGTCCAAGCCGTCGACCTTCACCAAGCGTGGAAAGGACTGGGCCAGCTGGTTCGGCCGTCGATGGTTCCGGTGGACGAACGTGCCGGAGGGCTGCCAGGCGGGATTGTTGCGAGGGCTCCGCGCATGGAGGTCGACGTCTTCGGGCGAGGCCTTGTGGAATTGCCAGACGACGAGGAGGTGGGAGAACTCTTCGAGACCTTGGACGACCTCGACCGGGAAGTCCGGGTTCAAGCGGATGATCGCGGGGCCTCCCCAGTGGTCATCAGTGGGTTCAACCCGTCCCCCGATCACCGTTCCGATAGGCGTGATCTCCAGCGACTGCGCCATGCGCTCCCCCTCAAGCCTCGTCGTCACCGGCTCAATCTACAGCGGATGATGTGGCCCCTTGAGCTCCGACAACCGCCAGAGATGACAAGGAAGTTGAGATGCTCCGTGTTGACGGACGGCTCGTGTCAGTGGGCCCGCTCCTGCTAGGGTCCCCCGTTCGCAAAGGAGGTCGTGATGAACGGATCCCTGCCCGCTGCCGCCCAGGTGGACCTGCGCCGGCAGCCGGTAGACGACGTGCTGGAGCGCGTGGAGCAGGCCCTGCACGTACGGCTGGACCGGCAGGCACTGCTTCGCAAGCGCCGCTCCTTGGGCGGCCGTACGGAGCGGGGCACCTGGGTGCGTATCGAGCGGCGGGGATTCGAACGGATCGGCGCGCAAGGCTGGAACGGGACCGAGGCTGCCGCCGTGCTGCAGGGGGTTGCGATGCCCGAGTGGTTCCAAGGCGTGGCATGGCGCGAACAGGGCGAGCCGGTCATGTGGCGTGCGGATGAGCTGGAGTTGATGACATCGCCATCTGTCGGAAAGAGCGCCCTGGTGCTCGATGACCCGGGCCTTCCTGACACATGGTGGGAGGCGCTGAATGCTTCTCTGGACGCGCTTGCCGCACAGCGGACGCCGCGGATCGCGACCCCGGACACGGTGACGATCACGCAGGAGCAGGTGACGCAGACCCTGGGGGAAGCTTTCCCCGGCCTCTCCGACACGCGGATCGAGCGGTGGGCTCCTGCTCATGCGGACCTGACCTGGGCCAACGTGATGGGACCGGAGTTCTCCGTCATCGACTGGGAGGACTGGGGCATGGCACCCCGAGGCCTGGACGCCGCAACGCTATGGGGCAACGCGCTTGCCGTCCCGGCGCTCGCGGGCCGCGTCCGGCATGAGCGACGCGCGGACTTCGAGAGCCGGGACGGCAAGCTGATGTCGCTCTTCTTTCTCTCGAAGACCCTCGGCTCCCTCTCCTACGAGGGAGATCCGCTGCTGGCGCCGGCCCGAAAGGAAGCCAAGCGCTTGGTGGACGAGCTTCAGTCCACCCCGGACAAGTGAAGATCAGCCGTACGCCTGCGCCGGTCCGCGGACAGCCGAAATGATCACCGACCACGGGATAGCCAGTCCCGGCCTCCACCGGGCCTGGCCCACGAATCAGTTCCTGAACCAAGTGGAGGTTGGCGCCATGCCCGAGAAGGTCACGAAGGAGAAGGTCCTCGTCTACGTCGTCCGTGACGGACGCCTGCTCGTGTTCCGCCACACCGACTACTCCTATGAGGAGGTCGGCATCCAGGTGCCCGCAGGCAGCATCCGCCCCAGTGAGACCCCGGAAGCTGCCGCCCTGCGCGAGGCCCGCGAAGAGACGGGCCTGTCGGACTTCAAGATCGTCCGCAAGCTCGGCGAGACCGAGTACGACATCAGCCCGTACCGGTGCGAGATCCAGCACCGGCACGTCTTCCACCTGGAGCTGACCGAACCGACGCCGGAGCGCTGGATGAGCCAGGAGGACCACGACGGCGAGCAGGAGCCGACCTACTTCGAGTGCTTCTGGATCCCGCTGGAGGCCGCACACATTCTCCAGTCCGGCCAAGGCGCGCTGCTGGGGCGCCTGTCCGACTCGCCGCTATAAGCGGGGGCGCGGAGGTTCATTGGCAGCGCTTTGAGATCCCTGGCCAACGCCCGCCGTCTGGCCCGTACCACCCCACTGCGTCCGTCCCAACCCGAGCAGCTCACAGCAACCAACAGCCGCCGCACTCCGTAGGCGCCGTCAGGCCCGATGCACTTCGGCGTCGGTCCCCGACGGCAAGTCCACACAACCGGACGGCTACTTCGCAGCCCCTGCCCGAACGGTGCCGGAGCCGATAGCACCCCGGAGGACGTGGGCGATCTCCTCGGGTTTGAGGTCGATGCCGTCGATCCCCTCCACGGTCAGCGGGATCTCCTCCAGCGCATACTCACCACGGCCTTCTGCACTGAACTCGGGCCCGGTGCGATCCTCGAAGGACCAGGTGGCGATGCGGGCGAGGTAGAAGAGCTGACGTTCGTCGTCGGACTCCATCGTGTGGAGGAGCCGGACGATGTCGGCCTTCCCCGCGATCTCCTCGTGGATCTCCCGGTGGAGAGCGGCCTCCCGCGACTCATCGCTGGGTTCGACGCCGCCGCCGGGCAGTACCCAGTACACGGGGATGTCGGGCTTGGTTCGGCGGATGACCAGCATCGTGTCGTCAGCGGTGACGAGGACGGCTCGGACTCGTTCGATCATGTCGGTCTGTCTCCTTGCTTGTTGACGGTCTCAGTGCAGCAGCCGGCCACCGTCGACGTGGACGGATTGCCCAGTGATGAACGATGCGGAGGAGCCCACGAGGAACGCCACCAGGGCTGCAACATCTTCGGGTCGACCGCGGCGAGGGACGCACTGGCGCTTGATCTGGTCCTCCGGGCGCGCGAGGTGCTGGGCGGGGATGGCGTTCTCGGCCTCAACCTGGATGGCGCCGGGCATGACCGTGTTGACGCAGACCCCGTACGGGCCCAGTTCGCGGGCGAGGGAGCGGGTCAGTCCCAGTAGCCCGGCCTTCGCGGTGCTGTACGCGACCAGGTTCGTCCGGCCGACGCGGGCGTTGACGCTGCCGATGTTCACGATCCGCCCCCAGCGGCGTTCGATCATGCCGGGGGTCACCGCGTGGCAGGTGCGGTAGTGGGCGGTGAGGTTCACGTCGAGGGAGTAGCTCCAGGCTGCCTCGTCGGTGTCCTTCCAGGGGACGCGGGGGTAGGAGCCGGCGTTGTTCACGAGGATGTCGATGG is a genomic window containing:
- a CDS encoding DUF6112 family protein, which codes for MKFVEKAQFLAYDPGVTPREGGLPGLDVLKNVISSINLFGIIAVVGALAISALVWAWGHHSGGHQAEANGKKGTVVAAGCALLLGAANGIVAFFSAMGTQVH
- a CDS encoding SCO6880 family protein, with the translated sequence MPFDSPQPDGPATVKFPHRSRRGLLLGLSAPQLVAATITGLLPLAVLMGSGVAGALKLIPLWALILSAVFVRHRGRSLADWAPIALRYTWRRSKRQLVWLTRPSSRPRRDGLLHLPGTAASLRVVTSPDGRLSAVHDPHTGTLTAVVKVSSRAFALLDPSMQNNNVAGWGRTLAALARTGHLARVQVLERTVPDSGDSLNRYWGAYGNPQAHLAGPVYADLLTAAGPAAAPHESYVALALDLKAGRRLINQAGGGLTGSFAVLTQLTSTFDQAARTSGLTPGGWLLATEIAAVIRTAYDPKALAALDQWSATGRPQADPAAAGPVVLVEKADRIETDSAHHATFWIENWPRIETSPGFLHQLLFTSGVRRTLSLTYEPKGLDAALKDVQRRKATVIADAAERQRKGQVDSEEDSVEYADIKDRERQLIAGHADVAPRLPLAPPTPRLGRRTAPSYVAPR
- a CDS encoding helix-turn-helix domain-containing protein, producing the protein MAGTACDRVFHVQRTLASMDGPSHGPRAIAREAGLNKSTVHRILNSGLAYDVFVRDEAGKYRLGSGAVSLGMRAAAYRFSEAPQRQILARLLHDANGMLCAIESLTPLTSARRRTEQYVARAGVLAEPGVVGGRRRRGRR
- a CDS encoding helix-turn-helix transcriptional regulator, whose translation is MPTPTRSRDQSPDQRPALDELIGLAGLLRAWRAAASAKMRRSKPLSQAEVAARAGMTERWYGELERGASPRLRRPKIDQLAEALLLNEDQRETLYLYTDGGSPPRSPKPPGYTDGLHPLQLLLDHQMPRPAYLSDAAWNIVGFNRAMAQWFPWVLEPGANLMRWALLHPDAREQYVGWEEHARIYLAMVRMALVKHDRMPELVSVLNEVLADEDCRRIWDSKPELVGHRDGHMFRLNISRFDHQDIEVVTQVLYPAAFPDLRFVAITWLGSREDPGAEAARRSPSAVEGSGGRVTPPRPAQGTPPRPYWALDSFEAARSLAGSSPVDLPALSAVAGRGTRLTADFSGRNVIWATSEAGGTVAFEDLSTQEALARIPIPTLSAGARREYQNLLRSTLAPDGPTAARQIDELLIPHRAAIDLLVDLGSQLSPAGAAAPSPGLSRSESGTGTERAQALAGRLGAWPR
- a CDS encoding GlxA family transcriptional regulator codes for the protein MRSRTVLVTLYDGVEALDVTGPVGVLAGANAYLAATAPGQTGYRIATASPGGSAVASLSGVTLMPDVDLADAEVPHTLLVPGGAGGVPDAGAGHPDVVSWLKENAPKAERVVSVCTGAFLLAEADLLAGRRVTTHWDKAGELAQRYPDVAVEPDSIFIRDGSVYTSAGVTAGIDLALALVEEDIGRDAALTIARYMVVFLRRSGGQGQFSTQMQAQLAHRQELRELQQWIADHPDADLSVDALAQRANLSARQFTRTFAEETGVTPGRYVANTRLETARRLLEDTDDDVVRIAALSGYATTEAMRRAFQRVLGLSPSQYRTRCG
- a CDS encoding NUDIX hydrolase, whose translation is MVPEDASPRSGPDDHRLRVAAAVVVHEGRVLLVRRRMAEGNLSWQFPAGKVEPGETWEDAAVRETKEETGLDVSAAGALGERVHPMTGRLMSYAACDAVRGSARAAAPTEIAEVAWVTLAELPGYIPGGIFEPVQRYLEALIGLPPPGQS
- a CDS encoding flavoprotein is translated as MTEPQRRPFLYVVVCAAGIADDVGKLITAAQERNWDVGVVATPHALPFLDVPDIETQTGFQIRSAWRQPGDDRPLPPADAIAVAPATFNTVNKWAAGFADNLALAILCEAYGMDIPTAVLPYVNSALAAHPAYRRSISELREMGISIGSYEPHRPKAGGGADRFHWEEAIHLLAPHMRNHGA
- a CDS encoding SAM-dependent methyltransferase, which produces MAQSLEITPIGTVIGGRVEPTDDHWGGPAIIRLNPDFPVEVVQGLEEFSHLLVVWQFHKASPEDVDLHARSPRNNPAWQPSGTFVHRNHRRPNQLAQSFPRLVKVDGLDLHVADLDAIDGTPVYDVAPYFQEMGPRGEVREPSWPAEMLADYWR
- a CDS encoding aminoglycoside phosphotransferase family protein — translated: MNGSLPAAAQVDLRRQPVDDVLERVEQALHVRLDRQALLRKRRSLGGRTERGTWVRIERRGFERIGAQGWNGTEAAAVLQGVAMPEWFQGVAWREQGEPVMWRADELELMTSPSVGKSALVLDDPGLPDTWWEALNASLDALAAQRTPRIATPDTVTITQEQVTQTLGEAFPGLSDTRIERWAPAHADLTWANVMGPEFSVIDWEDWGMAPRGLDAATLWGNALAVPALAGRVRHERRADFESRDGKLMSLFFLSKTLGSLSYEGDPLLAPARKEAKRLVDELQSTPDK
- a CDS encoding NUDIX hydrolase, giving the protein MPEKVTKEKVLVYVVRDGRLLVFRHTDYSYEEVGIQVPAGSIRPSETPEAAALREAREETGLSDFKIVRKLGETEYDISPYRCEIQHRHVFHLELTEPTPERWMSQEDHDGEQEPTYFECFWIPLEAAHILQSGQGALLGRLSDSPL
- a CDS encoding NUDIX hydrolase, whose translation is MIERVRAVLVTADDTMLVIRRTKPDIPVYWVLPGGGVEPSDESREAALHREIHEEIAGKADIVRLLHTMESDDERQLFYLARIATWSFEDRTGPEFSAEGRGEYALEEIPLTVEGIDGIDLKPEEIAHVLRGAIGSGTVRAGAAK
- a CDS encoding SDR family NAD(P)-dependent oxidoreductase — translated: MGLGQGISTYAHALLAAFEPDGSPGIAANADLTDPGAVQTMVELVRAEIGPIDILVNNAGSYPRVPWKDTDEAAWSYSLDVNLTAHYRTCHAVTPGMIERRWGRIVNIGSVNARVGRTNLVAYSTAKAGLLGLTRSLARELGPYGVCVNTVMPGAIQVEAENAIPAQHLARPEDQIKRQCVPRRGRPEDVAALVAFLVGSSASFITGQSVHVDGGRLLH